The nucleotide sequence AAAAGAAGTATATGAAGGCGGTGCTATCTACGGAGCTTCTAAATCGGCTATTATTACATTATCTAAAGCAATGAGAATGGAGCTTTCTCCAGATTACAATATTAGAGTTACCTGTATAGAACCAGGAACTGTAGAAACAAATCTTAGAGATAATATTACCGACGAAGAGCTTCTAAATGACAAAAATTACGATAATGACGAAGAACCTAAATTGCAATCTAAAAATATAGCAGATGCAGTTATTTACGCCTTATCTCAACCAGCGAGTGTGAACGTGAACGAATTATTAATTAAACCAACAGGAAAATCATAAACAATTTATATATGAAAGAGCAAGTAAAATCAACAGGAAAATGGATAGCAGGATATTTAGCAGCAAAAGCTGGTAAAAAAGTTGTTGCTAAAAGCGGATTAATAGGTCTAGGATTTGGAGCTGCAGCAGGCGGAGCTTACATTGGTTACAAGCTTCTAAAAAAATTAAAAAAACAAGAAGATATTAGCCACAACAACCACGAAATTAAAGGAGAAAAGAAAATCGTTGTTTAACAACCACGTTCTTTTAAAACATAAAAAAGCCAGATTCATTCTGGCTTTTTTTATGCTTACTTTTCAATCAATGATTTGTATATTTATTTCAAAATTTTGATGATGAAAAAAATTATATTTTTTCTAGCAGGATTAGGTCTCATTTCGTGCAAAGAAAATGTTAGCTCTTCTAACACTTCAGAAAAAAATCTAATCGTTAAAACTGAAAATGGAGCTATTGAAGGTTTTACCAATAACGATAAATCGGTTCTAAAATATTTCGGTATTCCTTTTGCTCAACCGCCGGTAGATAAACTACGTTGGAAAGCTCCACAAGATGCAAAAGATTGGAAAGATACGTTGGTAACCAAAGCTTTTAAAAATAAACCAGTACAAGCCAATGTTTACGGAGACATGAATTCCCGATCTAACGGTATGAGCGAGGATTGTTTATATTTAAATGTCTGGATACCACAAACTAATTCTAAAGAAAAACTACCCGTACTCGTTTATTTCTATGGAGGCGGATTTTTAGCAGGAGATGCTTCCGAACCTCGATATGATGGAGAAGCTATGGCTAAAAAAGGAATTGTTGTAGTTACAGTAAATTACAGGTTAAACATCTTCGGCTTTATGGCCCACCCAGAGTTAAGCGAAGAAGCTCCATACGAAGCCTCTGGAAACTACGGATTATTAGATCAGCAAAAAGGCTTAGAATGGGTACAAAACAATATCGCTGCATTTGGTGGTGACCCTAATAAAATTACAATTGCCGGAGAATCTGCAGGTTCCATCTCGGTAAGCGCACAAATGGCTTCTCCCCTTTCAAAAGACATAATGAATGCCGCTATTGGTGAAAGTGGTGCCTCTATTTATCCAACATTAGCGCCCGTTTCTCTGGAAGAGGCAGAAGCAAATGGTGTTAAGTTTGTTGAAAAAGTAGGCGCTAAATCACTTGCAGAATTACGAGGAATGAGTACCGACTCTATTTTCAAATTATATCAAAATGCAGGTAGATTTAATTTTCCTACCGTAATAGACGGTTATTTTTTACCGAAATCTCTCCCTGAAATTTTTAAAGCTGAAGAACAAGCTCAAGTACCTTTGCTAGTAGGATGGAATTCTGCCGAAATTCCCGGATCGGCAATAATGCAAGGTTTAGAGAATACCACAGAAAATTTCAGAAAAAAAGTAAATGAAATCTATCCTGAAGATTACAAAGAAGTTCTAAATCTTTATCCACATTCTAACACTGATGAACTAAAAAAATCAGCAACACAATTAGCCTCCGATCGTTTTATCGTATATAGTACTTGGAAGTGGTTCGACCTGCATCGAAAAAATTCCAATCAACCTGTTTACCGATATTTATTCAGCAAAATTAGACCAGAACTAAAAGACGATTCTAAACAAGCAGGATTGGCTGGCGGCACTAAAAAGAAAGCTGAAAAAAATTCTGAATCGCCAAAACCAATTGGTGCTCCTCATGCTTCAGAAATAGAATACTTTTTAGGAAATCTAGATCGAAATAATGAATATTCTTGGACTCAAGACGATTATAAAACTTCTGAAACCATCCAAAAATATATCGCGAATTTCATTAAAACCGGAAATCCTAATAATGAGGAATTACCGAAATGGAATCCAGCTAAAGAAAACGATCAAAATCCACCAATATTAATAATTGACACCGAATCTAAACCTGAAAATGCTACTAATGATGAACGATTTTTATTTTTAGATCAATACTATCAGAAATAAATTTTAAAAAGCCCTCTTTAAAAGAGGGCTTTTTTATTTAGAACACTTATCACAAAGTCCTTTTACCACTAGATTCGCGTCGGTGGCTTTAAAACCATTAGGCAGACTAATATTGGGTATAGTTTGATCGGTTAGACATTGCGTTTCCCCACATTTAGAACAGTGAAAGTGTAAATGCAGTTTATCACTAACATTGCCTTCTTCTAATGTTTGCAGCGCGTATTTAGCCATACCGCTACCGTCTTCAATTTTGTGTACCAGACCTTTTTCTTCAAACAATTTCAAACTTCTAAAAAGCGTGGTGCGTTCGGTTTTATCAAAAGCAGCTTCAATATCATTTAAGCTCATCGCCAAAGATTCTTGCGCCATAAATTTATATACTAACAAACGTACTGCTGTAGGTCTAATTCCTTTTGCTTTTAAAATCTCTTCTATTTCTTGCATACTATTAATGTGAGTGACCACCCTCGCCTTTATTCATTTCTGCCTGCAAATAATAGGCATTATTTAAAGCAAATTTTGCGTCTTTCTCTTCAGGATTCATAAATGTAACACTTATCCAGTCGCCATCCTCAACATCAGTTTTAACTTCAACCGGAGAAAACATCCAGTTGTCATTATTTTTTTCAGCTTTAAAAATATAATCTCTACCGTTTTCAGTAAAAATAGCTGCTGTTGGTAAAGCTTCAGTTTCGTTATTTTCAGTAATAATTCTTCCTGTAAGATACATTCCCGGAATTAAGTTTTTAGGCTTATTCTCAATTTCAGCATGAATATGAACAGCCTTTGGATTTTCTTCAAACGCCTGCCCTACCGAGATGATTACAGCTTCCATTTCTAAATCGGGTCTTGATTTTAAAGAAAGCATCACTTTTTGCCCATTTTCGACATTTTGGATGTCTTTTTCAAAAACCATCAAATCTGCATGAACATCGTTGGTATTTAGTATTTCGAAAAGTTCGGTTTGTGCGTTTACATATTGTCCCGTCTTTACATTCACTTTTTCAACAGCACCGTTAATCGGACTAATAATAGAGACTTCTTGATATATTTTGCCTTGTATGATCTGGTTTGGATTGATATTTAGCAATTTTAATTGCGTTTTTAAACCACTCGTCGCTTGTTTTGCATTCTGAAATTCGGTTTCTGTAATCTGAAATTTTTCTCCGGAAGACACCCCCGCATCATAAAGCTTCTTTTGGCGCGCGTATTCTTTTTCTTTAAGCTGAAATTGATTGAATGCATTTAAAAATCGAGTTTGAATATCCACAATTTCAGGATGCGAGATATAGGCTAGAACTTGTCCTTTGCTTACTGGATGACCTTCAATCACCTCGATACTTTTAATATTTGCGCCATAAACCGTAGTTACCGAAGCTTCATTTTGCGGCGGCACTTCCAGCTGTCCATTCGCTTTTACCATGCCTGCCATATTTCGAAGCTTAATTTCACCAATTTTTATTGCTAAAGCATCAAATTGGGAGGCACTAATTTCAACTCCGTTTAATTCTTCATGCGAATTTTCTTCAGCATTAATTTCTGCAGTACTAGATTTCTCTGCTACTTCTTTCGTTTCTGCATTTCCGCAGGCTATTAAAAAGCCCAGTAACAGCAAACTTATAATTGAATATATTTTCATTGAATTTCGTTTTATTTGTTTTCAGCAATTCACTTAAAAACTGATTTGATTAAATCTCGTTTACAGAGTAAAATTTAATTTCAGCATAAGCCAACACATATTCTCTGGCGGCATCGATAGCATCCAACTCGGTTTGCAAAGCTTCTTCGAGGTTTTGAATAAAAGCTACATAATCTAATGCGCCTTCATTGTAGGCTATAATTGTTCCTTTTCGCTGTTTTTCAGCAATCGTTAAGGCTTCTTGTTCGTAATATTCCCACGAAATTTTCCAGCTTTGATACTTCTGTAACGCTTGTTTTCGCTGCATTAAAAACTCTTGTTTGGCAAAATTGGAGGCTCGATTAGCAATTTCAGCATCGATTTTTGCTGCTTTAGTATTCCCATAACTCTTTCCGCTTAAAAACGGAATTGAAATCCCTGCCTGATACATCACATAACCGTCTTCACCTTCAACTTCCTGTTGGCCATATTGCAAATTTAAGGTGGGTAGAAAAGTTGATTTTTCTTTTTTAAAATTTGCTTCAGCTACTTGTTTTCGTTGTTCCGCAGCATCTAAATAAGGATGTCTGGAAGACGTACTTTCAAAACTGTTTTCAATTGATTCCATTAATAACGAAGAAGCAACCGTCATATCCTGGCTTTCGCCTAACCATAAATTCAATTCACTCAACGTATTAATGTAAGCAACTTTAGATTGCCGTGCTTTTACCAGAATTTGATTTACTTTATTCTGAGCATTCAGTTTTTCTAATTCCGAGATTTCTTCAACTTCATATCTCAGGTTAACAGCATCATTAAATTTCCCGTAAATAGAATCAAGCTCTTTGTAAAGTTCAAACTTTCGCTTCGCGACATAAGCTTCTCCCCAAAGTTTTCTGATTTTAGTAGCCACTTCGATTTTGGATAAATTAAGCTGATTTTCTGCTAATTTCAATTTCTCCTTTTGAAGTTTTAATGCGGAAGCAATTCCGAAGACATTTATATTTTGCTGGCTAAAACCAATACGAGTGTACACTCCATTTCCGTTATCCAGCTCTTCCCCGGCTGTAAAAATGGTCGTTTTCCCGAAATCCCAAGCATTCTTTTTTAAAGCTTCCTCTTTTTCAACTTCCAGTTGCTTGTTCTTTAAGAGTGGATAATTTTCCAATCCTATTTCTACCGCCTGATGCATAGTTACTTCCGGTAACAGCTCTATTTCCTGAGCGTTACTGAAGTTTGGCAAAATCATCAATACAATAAAACCGGCTCCGGCTAACTTTCTATTATTTATTCTGAAATTAAATCCAACTTCTTCTACCCATTTATATAGAATTGGTAACACAAAAAGCGTCAATAATGTTGAAGTTATTAATCCTCCAATTACTACTGTAGCTAACGGTCGCTGCACCTCGGCCCCGGCTGAACTTGAAATTGCCATTGGCAGAAAACCAAGCACATCGGTTAATGCAGTTAATAAAATTGGACGGATTCTTCTTTTTGTTCCTCGTGAAA is from Zunongwangia endophytica and encodes:
- a CDS encoding carboxylesterase/lipase family protein, encoding MMKKIIFFLAGLGLISCKENVSSSNTSEKNLIVKTENGAIEGFTNNDKSVLKYFGIPFAQPPVDKLRWKAPQDAKDWKDTLVTKAFKNKPVQANVYGDMNSRSNGMSEDCLYLNVWIPQTNSKEKLPVLVYFYGGGFLAGDASEPRYDGEAMAKKGIVVVTVNYRLNIFGFMAHPELSEEAPYEASGNYGLLDQQKGLEWVQNNIAAFGGDPNKITIAGESAGSISVSAQMASPLSKDIMNAAIGESGASIYPTLAPVSLEEAEANGVKFVEKVGAKSLAELRGMSTDSIFKLYQNAGRFNFPTVIDGYFLPKSLPEIFKAEEQAQVPLLVGWNSAEIPGSAIMQGLENTTENFRKKVNEIYPEDYKEVLNLYPHSNTDELKKSATQLASDRFIVYSTWKWFDLHRKNSNQPVYRYLFSKIRPELKDDSKQAGLAGGTKKKAEKNSESPKPIGAPHASEIEYFLGNLDRNNEYSWTQDDYKTSETIQKYIANFIKTGNPNNEELPKWNPAKENDQNPPILIIDTESKPENATNDERFLFLDQYYQK
- a CDS encoding Fur family transcriptional regulator — encoded protein: MQEIEEILKAKGIRPTAVRLLVYKFMAQESLAMSLNDIEAAFDKTERTTLFRSLKLFEEKGLVHKIEDGSGMAKYALQTLEEGNVSDKLHLHFHCSKCGETQCLTDQTIPNISLPNGFKATDANLVVKGLCDKCSK
- a CDS encoding efflux RND transporter periplasmic adaptor subunit; the encoded protein is MKIYSIISLLLLGFLIACGNAETKEVAEKSSTAEINAEENSHEELNGVEISASQFDALAIKIGEIKLRNMAGMVKANGQLEVPPQNEASVTTVYGANIKSIEVIEGHPVSKGQVLAYISHPEIVDIQTRFLNAFNQFQLKEKEYARQKKLYDAGVSSGEKFQITETEFQNAKQATSGLKTQLKLLNINPNQIIQGKIYQEVSIISPINGAVEKVNVKTGQYVNAQTELFEILNTNDVHADLMVFEKDIQNVENGQKVMLSLKSRPDLEMEAVIISVGQAFEENPKAVHIHAEIENKPKNLIPGMYLTGRIITENNETEALPTAAIFTENGRDYIFKAEKNNDNWMFSPVEVKTDVEDGDWISVTFMNPEEKDAKFALNNAYYLQAEMNKGEGGHSH